TCGAACAGAACTATCGCTCGACCCAGACGATCCTGCAGGCCGCGAACGCGGTGATCGAGCGCAACCCCGACCGGCGTCCGAAGAACCTCTGGACCGACTCCGGCGACGGCGCGCCGATCGTGGGCTATGTCGGCGACTCCGAACACGACGAGGCGGCGTTCGTCGCCCGCGCGATCGACCAACTTGGCGACGAGCACGGCGTCAAACCCGGCGACGTCGCGGTCTTCTACCGCACCAACGCGCAGTCGCGAGCACTGGAAGAGGTCTTCGTGCGCGTCGGTCTGCCCTACAAGGTGGTCGGCGGCACCCGGTTCTACGAGCGCAAGGAAGTGAAGGACGCGCTCGCCTACCTGCGCGTCGTCTCCAACCCGCTCGACACCGTGAACCTGCGGCGCATCCTCAACACCCCGAAGCGAGGCATCGGCGACCGCGCCGAGGCCTGCGTGTCGGCGCTCGCCGAGCGCGAGCGGATCCCGTTCGTCGCCGCGCTCGGGCAGGCGGCCGATGCTCCGGGCATCGCCACCCGCTCCGTCGCGGCCATCGAGGGGTTCACCTCGATGCTCGAGTCGTTCCGCGTCGCCCGTGAGGAGGAAGGCAGTGGAGTCGGTGGGCTGCTCGAGGTCATCCTCGACCGGTCGGGTTACCTCACCGAGTTGCGTGCCAGCCACGACCCGCAGGACGAGACCCGCATCGAGAACCTCGCTGAACTCGTCGCAGTGGCAAGGGAATTCGATGAGGCATACCCGGAGGGTTCGCTCGAGGACTTCCTCGAGCAGGTCTCGCTGGTCGCCGACGCTGACCAGATCCCCGACGGCGACGAGAACGACCGGGGCGTCGTCACGCTGATGACCTTGCACACGGCGAAGGGGCTGGAGTTCCCGGTCGTCTTCCTCACCGGTCTGGAGGACGGCACCTTCCCGCACGTGCGTGCGCTCGGGGATCCGAAGGAGTTGGAGGAGGAGCGCCGGCTGGCGTACGTCGGCATCACGCGCGCCCGCGAGCGGCTGCACATCTCCCGGGCCGAGGTGCGATCTGCCTGGGGCGCGCCGCAGTACAACCCGCCGTCACGATTCCTCGACGAGATCCCGAGTCACTTGATCGACTGGCAGCGGGTGACGACCACGAGCATGCGGCCGTCGTCGACTCCTGCGGTGGCGCGGCTGGCGGCGCGACCGGGAGTCAAGAGCCCGGGCAACCACCCGATTCCCTCGCTCGACGCGGGCGACCGGGTCACCAGCGACTCGTTCGGTCTCGGCACCGTCGTCCGGTTGGAAGGCACCGGCGACCGCACCATCGCGCACATCGACTTCGGTGGCGACTACGGCGTCAAGCGCCTCGCGCTGCGCTACGGAAAGGTCGAAAAGCTTTGAGCAACAAGGAAGCCCGCCGCACGTTGCGGCGGGCTTCCCTGTCGGGTTTGTCAATGCCGGTGGTGGCTCCTGGGCGACCACGCTGGAAGGCTCACGCTAAACAAGTCCGCGGGCAGCGAGCCAGGGG
This genomic stretch from Calidifontibacter indicus harbors:
- the pcrA gene encoding DNA helicase PcrA, translated to MSSLFDDLPLPGLSPESASPHRAPSTPSASTEVDEHGVPTWASLGHDAPGGAAAGDGPRRPSMRDPESLLEGLNPQQKEAVLHQGAPLLIVAGAGSGKTRVLTHRIAYLMGARGVQPGQILAITFTNKAAAEMRERVEALVGPPARAMWVSTFHSACVRILRREATKVGLKSTFSIYDAADSQRLMAMVMRDLDLDPKRYPPRSFSHQVSNLKNELVDEETYASRVVEGTDQERMLAEAYTGYQRRLRQANALDFDDLIMTTVNILQAFPDVAEYYHRRFRHVLVDEYQDTNHAQYQLVKELVGSGTDDPAVGQVPPAELCVVGDADQSIYAFRGATIRNIIEFEQDYPNARTILLEQNYRSTQTILQAANAVIERNPDRRPKNLWTDSGDGAPIVGYVGDSEHDEAAFVARAIDQLGDEHGVKPGDVAVFYRTNAQSRALEEVFVRVGLPYKVVGGTRFYERKEVKDALAYLRVVSNPLDTVNLRRILNTPKRGIGDRAEACVSALAERERIPFVAALGQAADAPGIATRSVAAIEGFTSMLESFRVAREEEGSGVGGLLEVILDRSGYLTELRASHDPQDETRIENLAELVAVAREFDEAYPEGSLEDFLEQVSLVADADQIPDGDENDRGVVTLMTLHTAKGLEFPVVFLTGLEDGTFPHVRALGDPKELEEERRLAYVGITRARERLHISRAEVRSAWGAPQYNPPSRFLDEIPSHLIDWQRVTTTSMRPSSTPAVARLAARPGVKSPGNHPIPSLDAGDRVTSDSFGLGTVVRLEGTGDRTIAHIDFGGDYGVKRLALRYGKVEKL